A window from Salinibaculum sp. SYNS191 encodes these proteins:
- a CDS encoding DUF262 domain-containing protein: protein METKRIAEVVENINYSYLLPAIQREFVWETSDIVDLFDSLLRDYPIGALLQWNLSAEEAQAQPKYRFVTHYVDEPNFPQSLTTPTHRNPRTILKTHSRHR from the coding sequence ATGGAAACCAAGCGGATCGCTGAGGTCGTGGAAAACATAAATTATTCTTATCTCTTACCCGCGATTCAGCGGGAGTTCGTCTGGGAAACGAGTGACATCGTGGATCTGTTTGATTCCCTGTTACGGGACTATCCGATCGGTGCGCTCCTTCAGTGGAACCTCTCGGCTGAGGAAGCACAGGCTCAGCCCAAATATCGCTTCGTCACCCACTACGTCGACGAACCGAATTTTCCCCAGTCACTCACAACACCGACCCATCGAAACCCCCGCACAATTCTGAAGACCCACTCCCGTCACCGGTGA
- a CDS encoding RipA family octameric membrane protein encodes MPDSTDEAAVDLSEDGADTDDGDTPETEPEHSEEVTGGDPAEPSEEEDVTAGPLANLSEDEKNRLMEQYIHYGEVAIQTANQRVQMNRFFGLILTSVLAGLFALARGNLTTTNAAIVLFASGFGSLICYFWYQSLQSYRRLNKARYAILNEIESVLPVRMYLDEWRYLKREKPDPEIVDPRPAEDADHRSHTIVEQWFVRLLAAGYISVGGYAGGFILTPRVKRFIPSLPDPSVVGFGVGGVFLLGLAILFRIQTR; translated from the coding sequence ATGCCTGATTCAACCGACGAAGCGGCGGTTGATCTCTCAGAGGATGGCGCCGATACTGACGATGGAGACACGCCCGAAACAGAACCTGAACACTCTGAAGAGGTCACTGGAGGGGACCCTGCTGAGCCATCTGAGGAGGAAGATGTTACAGCTGGACCGCTGGCTAATCTAAGTGAGGACGAGAAGAATCGGCTGATGGAGCAGTACATACATTACGGGGAGGTTGCGATCCAGACTGCCAATCAGCGAGTCCAGATGAACCGCTTTTTCGGTCTGATTTTAACCTCGGTACTGGCCGGTCTCTTTGCTCTCGCCCGCGGCAATCTCACGACCACTAACGCTGCGATCGTTCTCTTCGCATCAGGATTCGGTAGTCTGATTTGCTACTTCTGGTATCAGAGTCTTCAATCATACCGCCGGCTGAACAAAGCGCGGTATGCCATCTTGAATGAGATTGAGTCGGTCCTGCCTGTTCGCATGTACCTGGATGAATGGCGATATTTGAAGCGAGAGAAACCCGACCCGGAAATCGTTGATCCTCGTCCCGCTGAAGATGCTGACCACCGCTCGCATACGATTGTGGAACAGTGGTTCGTCCGCCTATTGGCTGCTGGATACATATCCGTCGGAGGGTATGCCGGCGGGTTCATTCTTACTCCACGGGTGAAGAGGTTCATTCCATCACTACCGGACCCATCGGTGGTTGGTTTTGGTGTTGGTGGAGTCTTCCTGCTCGGCTTAGCCATCCTCTTTAGGATTCAAACCCGCTGA
- a CDS encoding GmrSD restriction endonuclease domain-containing protein, translating to MKLVLDGQQRLTALNIGLTGSFYERKHNHPRNKASSWVQKRLYLNLLSDPQTADSELGNKYDFSFRSEKSATANAYWYPVNRIMSISDNDDFYAERQEIEGEIQELVENHPEIENSDSLILNAQRNFEDLYRAVHKDEKLHFFTEDENDITRVRDVFVRINQGGVTPNRAEILLSLMTSSWQQEPPEINARDEVHSMVDELNGIIDGGNAPFATKHVQKVLLAINGNEIQYRFDNYTLDLLRNLKEIWLTDTFSNTMEQLAELLNSYYPTVTYILSPALYTPIAYYLYQNENPSLDSTSIKGRGRRRDILYYICAARLNGFTSQSSNQIAELVRDVIREEEETSEFPLERISDEVASSYGTSLRFTEEKLTTLFEELQYGKRDIEFLLQLSHYPDEPARGKDYDIDHIIPKSVLPEEADADRVGNLQLLIDKTNKMKSDDDFEDWMNSRTDDYKQTHHIPEGAKEMTFEEFVNAREQLIMEHILENQPF from the coding sequence GTGAAACTAGTCCTCGACGGCCAGCAGCGACTGACCGCGCTCAATATCGGTCTGACCGGATCATTCTACGAGCGGAAACACAACCACCCTCGGAACAAGGCCAGTTCGTGGGTTCAGAAGCGACTCTATCTCAACCTCCTCTCGGACCCGCAGACAGCGGACTCAGAACTCGGCAATAAATACGACTTCTCCTTCCGCTCTGAGAAGTCCGCAACCGCGAATGCATACTGGTATCCAGTCAACCGAATCATGTCCATCTCTGACAACGACGATTTCTATGCAGAACGCCAGGAAATTGAGGGAGAGATCCAGGAGCTGGTCGAGAACCACCCCGAGATAGAGAATTCAGATAGTCTGATTCTCAACGCTCAGCGTAATTTCGAGGACCTCTATCGAGCGGTCCACAAGGACGAGAAGCTCCACTTCTTTACCGAAGACGAGAACGACATCACCCGTGTTCGTGACGTCTTCGTACGGATCAATCAGGGAGGGGTGACACCGAATCGTGCCGAAATCCTCCTGTCGTTGATGACTAGTAGCTGGCAACAGGAGCCGCCGGAAATCAACGCACGGGACGAGGTGCACTCGATGGTCGACGAACTGAACGGGATCATCGACGGTGGGAACGCTCCTTTTGCTACGAAGCACGTCCAGAAGGTACTGCTCGCAATCAACGGCAACGAGATCCAGTATCGGTTCGACAACTACACACTCGACTTGCTGCGGAATCTGAAGGAGATCTGGCTTACCGATACGTTCTCGAACACGATGGAACAACTCGCTGAGCTTCTGAACAGTTACTATCCGACGGTGACCTACATCCTCAGTCCCGCCCTCTACACACCTATCGCCTACTACCTCTACCAGAACGAGAATCCCTCGCTCGATTCGACCTCTATAAAAGGACGCGGGCGGCGTCGTGACATTCTCTACTATATCTGTGCGGCCCGACTCAACGGATTCACCAGCCAATCATCGAACCAGATCGCAGAACTCGTCCGGGATGTTATCCGAGAGGAAGAGGAGACCTCGGAATTCCCACTTGAGCGGATCAGTGATGAAGTGGCATCCAGTTACGGAACCTCCCTCCGTTTCACCGAAGAAAAGTTGACCACGCTTTTCGAGGAGCTCCAGTACGGGAAGCGCGACATCGAGTTCCTTCTGCAGCTGTCGCACTATCCCGATGAACCGGCACGGGGCAAAGACTACGATATCGACCACATTATCCCGAAGTCGGTACTCCCGGAGGAGGCAGATGCCGACCGAGTGGGGAACCTCCAGTTGCTGATCGACAAGACGAACAAGATGAAATCCGATGACGACTTCGAGGACTGGATGAACTCCCGAACGGACGACTACAAGCAGACTCACCATATCCCAGAGGGCGCCAAGGAGATGACCTTTGAGGAATTCGTTAATGCTCGGGAGCAGCTCATTATGGAGCACATCCTCGAGAACCAACCGTTCTAA
- a CDS encoding TIR domain-containing protein has protein sequence MSQDTSSPLKTTWEAAFDDIRGSPNPESAVRFVLKSAVNDLPTGFYRDDGDRILPTYKGNDLGKEFTVRELGPVYTVTQSGDNSLPELSSSQPSLFEPNDQQSGLVPTDDPLSRSSTDTQNQQGLSSRQKIAGGALLLYGAYKGLEALASVGSSTQESPSSSGGNTGQSLPRLARAATRLEDKQYNVFVSHSWEYDEHYERIVDFLDEVPSIEWQNHSVPSTDPLPVDTESALRSELRNQMKTASVVVVSSGMYGAHSTWILEELELADELDKPVIAIIPEGQSKVPEKIQEVADTQVGWRKASLVDALAEYA, from the coding sequence ATGAGCCAAGACACCTCCTCCCCATTGAAAACCACCTGGGAGGCTGCGTTTGATGATATTCGTGGCAGTCCAAACCCCGAATCAGCTGTTCGATTCGTTCTGAAGTCAGCTGTTAACGATCTACCTACCGGATTCTATCGCGATGATGGAGACCGCATACTACCGACCTACAAAGGGAACGATCTCGGAAAGGAGTTCACCGTTCGAGAACTCGGCCCCGTTTATACAGTCACGCAATCTGGGGATAACAGTCTCCCTGAGCTCAGTTCCTCTCAACCGTCGCTCTTCGAGCCGAATGACCAACAGTCGGGCCTTGTCCCGACCGACGATCCCCTGAGCCGCAGTTCTACCGACACTCAGAACCAGCAGGGGCTCTCGTCTAGACAAAAAATCGCTGGCGGTGCTTTGCTCCTATATGGTGCCTACAAAGGGCTGGAAGCCTTGGCCTCTGTAGGCTCGTCGACTCAAGAGTCCCCTTCCTCCTCAGGCGGAAATACTGGGCAATCACTCCCTCGCTTAGCACGCGCTGCAACTCGACTTGAGGACAAGCAGTACAACGTTTTTGTCTCCCACTCGTGGGAGTACGACGAACACTACGAGCGTATCGTTGATTTCCTTGACGAGGTTCCGTCGATCGAGTGGCAGAATCATAGTGTCCCCTCAACTGACCCCCTGCCCGTGGATACCGAGTCTGCCCTTCGCTCTGAACTCCGGAACCAGATGAAAACGGCGTCGGTTGTCGTCGTAAGTAGTGGAATGTACGGTGCTCACAGCACTTGGATCCTGGAGGAGCTGGAACTCGCCGATGAACTGGACAAGCCGGTGATCGCAATCATTCCAGAGGGACAATCGAAGGTCCCCGAGAAAATCCAAGAAGTCGCAGATACTCAGGTAGGATGGCGAAAGGCCTCGCTTGTCGACGCACTCGCTGAATATGCCTGA
- a CDS encoding Cdc6/Cdc18 family protein, with amino-acid sequence MIRDARVLRAGFVPREVEHRDAEVNHLSSVLEPITNGEPADTAIVTGPSGAGKTCISKFVTERLREEVLDVETTYVNCWRNYTRFRTLYQILDDLGATIDIHRQSTPHDELVDRLQQHDGPRTVVILDEVDQLEDPSVIYDLHSLPQFAIICIANKEEELFSRVDDRLVSRLRSSEHVRMDKYHDEQLYDILSARAKWGLDNDVITDDQLYRIADAAAGDARLAIGILRTAAGKADRENHERITDDILLDAAEDARAQIKQKSLDSLTPHQRVVYDIVREHGPVGPSEIHERYTEDVDDPRTKRTIRTYLSKMEQYNLLEAEGTSRDREYSLVDSAAASPMQ; translated from the coding sequence ATGATTCGCGATGCTCGCGTCCTCCGGGCCGGGTTCGTTCCTCGGGAAGTTGAGCATCGCGACGCCGAAGTCAACCACCTCTCCAGTGTCCTCGAGCCAATCACGAACGGCGAACCCGCCGACACCGCTATTGTCACCGGACCCAGCGGCGCCGGCAAGACGTGCATCTCAAAATTCGTCACCGAACGCCTACGTGAGGAGGTCCTCGATGTCGAGACCACCTACGTCAACTGCTGGCGCAACTACACCCGGTTCCGCACGCTCTACCAGATCCTCGACGACCTCGGTGCAACCATCGACATCCACCGGCAGTCGACGCCCCACGACGAACTCGTCGACCGCCTCCAGCAACACGATGGCCCGCGAACCGTCGTCATCCTCGATGAGGTCGACCAGCTCGAAGACCCCAGCGTCATCTACGACCTCCACAGCCTCCCGCAATTCGCGATCATCTGCATAGCGAACAAGGAAGAGGAGCTGTTCAGCCGCGTCGACGACCGGCTCGTGAGCCGGCTGCGCTCCAGCGAACACGTCCGGATGGACAAGTACCACGACGAGCAGCTGTACGATATCCTGAGTGCGCGGGCAAAGTGGGGGCTCGACAATGACGTCATCACCGACGACCAACTCTATCGAATCGCCGACGCGGCCGCCGGCGACGCCCGCCTCGCAATCGGTATCCTCCGAACGGCCGCCGGTAAGGCTGATCGCGAGAACCACGAGCGCATCACCGACGACATTCTCCTGGATGCCGCCGAGGATGCTCGGGCCCAAATCAAGCAGAAGAGCCTCGACTCGCTCACCCCGCACCAGCGCGTCGTCTACGACATCGTTCGCGAGCACGGCCCGGTCGGGCCGAGCGAGATTCACGAGCGCTATACCGAGGACGTCGATGACCCACGGACGAAGCGGACTATCCGCACGTACCTCTCGAAGATGGAGCAGTACAACCTCCTCGAGGCGGAGGGGACGAGTCGGGATCGAGAGTACTCGCTCGTCGATTCAGCGGCGGCGTCGCCGATGCAGTGA
- a CDS encoding PD-(D/E)XK nuclease family protein has product MVEDSWAVSHEPLRLRAETLDAVVREWYEHLHGPVQPLAGQLNRRLAEYALDRSTAETDGALAGEPASAALADSFSSRFSLFDDAGVGTADALVAEFEGSDLDDRIAKATVDAYRHYRDLHGDYVDEWVCTRGEMFDAVATAEQSLSAFSPELDVVILSGYHEFRPVERRLIERLADELPTIALLPLHQDGRSGVDAVAEGALEVYEALDFETVELDPVDESGQAFGTITESLYRPDPDTVPAPDALQWRELPTPEREIRFVARELRTELANGRDPDDLAVVAPGTEAYSGYVEDTFDTYDIPHVTTAASQLNRTFTGSVVHDLLNLAEPDPRAEDLTSLLANPLVNVVDTDQANAVTAAARRRDTVSVSPLLDDVDDDSAALIEELLATLETLRTGDVEDATETLRRLLDDRFDLEAATEDYASGSEQAVEQRAYDLVDEVLASFESLAAVNSDLSPLALFTRAFDGVPIRVPQRAAGGHVEVMGLLDARMRSFEKVFLVGLTSEHFPVTPERPAFFEEMTDAHPRFDTGDERLRGRYLFATLLANVDELTITTPETGDDESAVVRSPVLDELQRVTGIEPEDGVDDRVGSREDLQRHVAATTNRRAAVSHAGDRGDLSPEQTKRTDRGLHCADNRGTAGLSEHDGVLELDTVDEVYPPSEREPYSASRIERYVECGFKFYADEVLGIADPDDVEVVPTPLETGSYVHDVLERFFADLQDETEDGVDLTNFDRDDLATHLREIAVEELRDADFEYDGLFYERWKAELFAGLGDGESAPYEAGSKPHDAPEQGLFATFLDNELSRDGADLPHLFEAPFGEGLHDSDAGPFTVGRPDGSTVSIRGYIDRVDVSQGGEQPTLTLYDYKTGRAPYMTKTTGGTKFQLPIYLLAAANVVDGDLFEQGSLSATYYQVRPPNDLKVPRGVESKFDSEVELRRFLNDVVPEWLGQIDKAIGNGRFHTTILSSSGANCRYCDYRRACDVRHHRKREFVDEVHKDDAAYVPLRVRDDEDIQTVMSDD; this is encoded by the coding sequence ATGGTCGAGGACAGCTGGGCCGTTTCCCACGAACCTCTCCGTCTTCGTGCCGAGACGCTTGACGCGGTCGTTCGGGAGTGGTACGAACATCTCCACGGTCCGGTTCAACCACTCGCCGGGCAGCTGAACCGCCGGCTGGCGGAGTACGCTCTGGACAGATCGACAGCCGAGACAGACGGCGCTCTCGCCGGTGAACCTGCCTCTGCCGCTCTCGCTGATTCGTTCAGTAGCCGCTTCTCGCTCTTCGACGACGCCGGCGTCGGTACCGCTGACGCGCTCGTAGCGGAGTTCGAGGGCTCAGACCTCGATGACCGTATCGCGAAAGCCACTGTCGACGCGTACCGACACTACCGGGATCTCCACGGCGACTATGTCGACGAGTGGGTCTGTACCCGGGGAGAAATGTTCGACGCCGTCGCGACGGCGGAGCAGTCACTATCGGCGTTCTCGCCGGAACTGGATGTCGTCATCCTTTCCGGGTATCACGAGTTCCGTCCCGTCGAACGCCGCCTCATCGAACGCCTCGCCGACGAACTTCCGACGATCGCACTTCTGCCACTCCACCAGGATGGCCGGAGCGGAGTCGACGCCGTTGCGGAGGGCGCCTTGGAGGTCTACGAAGCACTTGACTTTGAGACAGTAGAACTCGATCCCGTCGACGAGTCAGGGCAGGCCTTTGGAACGATCACCGAGTCGCTCTACCGCCCGGATCCCGACACCGTCCCTGCTCCAGACGCGCTCCAGTGGCGGGAACTCCCGACGCCCGAGCGCGAGATTCGCTTCGTCGCTCGCGAGCTCCGGACCGAGTTGGCCAATGGTCGCGATCCCGACGACTTGGCCGTCGTCGCCCCCGGGACCGAGGCCTATTCGGGGTACGTCGAGGACACGTTCGATACGTACGACATCCCGCACGTCACGACTGCCGCCTCACAGCTGAACCGGACGTTCACCGGGAGCGTCGTCCACGATCTCCTGAACCTCGCCGAACCCGACCCCCGTGCTGAGGACCTCACGTCCCTGTTAGCAAATCCATTGGTCAACGTCGTCGATACCGACCAGGCCAACGCCGTCACGGCAGCTGCTCGCCGGCGCGACACGGTTTCTGTGTCACCCCTGCTCGATGACGTCGACGACGACTCGGCGGCGCTGATCGAGGAGCTACTGGCCACGTTAGAGACGCTCCGAACAGGCGACGTCGAGGACGCAACCGAAACGCTCCGTCGACTGTTGGACGACCGGTTCGACCTAGAGGCGGCGACAGAGGACTACGCCAGCGGTTCCGAGCAAGCCGTCGAACAGCGAGCCTACGACCTCGTGGACGAGGTCCTCGCCTCGTTCGAGTCGCTGGCGGCGGTCAATAGCGACCTTTCCCCGTTGGCACTGTTCACCCGTGCGTTCGATGGCGTGCCGATCCGGGTTCCACAGCGCGCTGCTGGCGGCCACGTTGAGGTGATGGGGCTGCTCGACGCCCGGATGCGCTCGTTCGAGAAAGTGTTCCTCGTGGGCCTGACGAGCGAGCACTTCCCGGTAACGCCGGAACGCCCGGCCTTCTTCGAGGAGATGACCGACGCCCATCCGCGGTTCGACACTGGCGACGAGCGCCTCCGGGGGCGCTATCTCTTCGCGACGCTCCTCGCGAACGTCGATGAACTCACGATTACCACACCAGAGACGGGCGACGACGAGTCCGCAGTCGTCCGGTCGCCGGTCCTCGACGAACTCCAGCGCGTGACCGGCATTGAACCCGAAGACGGCGTCGACGACCGCGTGGGCTCTCGTGAGGACCTCCAGCGGCACGTTGCCGCAACGACCAACCGGCGTGCGGCGGTCAGCCACGCCGGCGACCGGGGCGATCTCTCTCCCGAGCAGACCAAGCGCACGGATCGGGGACTCCACTGTGCGGACAACAGGGGAACGGCTGGCCTCTCCGAACACGACGGCGTCTTAGAACTCGATACAGTCGATGAGGTATACCCTCCGTCTGAACGGGAACCCTACAGCGCGAGTCGTATCGAACGATACGTCGAGTGTGGGTTCAAGTTCTACGCTGACGAAGTACTCGGAATTGCGGATCCGGACGATGTCGAGGTCGTCCCTACGCCCCTCGAAACTGGATCGTACGTCCACGACGTCCTCGAACGGTTCTTCGCGGATTTGCAGGACGAGACCGAGGACGGTGTCGATCTCACGAACTTCGACCGGGACGACCTGGCGACGCACCTTCGCGAGATCGCCGTTGAGGAACTCCGGGATGCTGACTTCGAGTACGACGGCCTGTTCTACGAACGGTGGAAGGCGGAGCTGTTCGCGGGCCTGGGTGACGGCGAGAGTGCTCCGTACGAGGCCGGGAGCAAACCTCACGACGCACCGGAACAGGGGTTGTTCGCTACCTTCCTCGACAACGAACTCTCGCGGGACGGCGCTGACCTCCCACACTTGTTCGAGGCCCCGTTCGGCGAGGGACTTCACGACTCGGATGCTGGGCCGTTCACAGTTGGGCGACCGGACGGCTCGACTGTCTCGATTCGGGGTTACATCGACCGCGTTGACGTGAGCCAGGGTGGCGAACAACCGACGCTCACGCTCTACGACTACAAAACTGGTCGAGCACCGTATATGACGAAGACGACCGGCGGCACGAAGTTCCAGCTCCCCATCTATCTGCTCGCTGCGGCCAACGTCGTCGACGGTGATCTGTTCGAACAGGGATCGCTTTCAGCGACATACTATCAGGTGCGACCCCCCAACGACCTCAAGGTTCCACGCGGCGTCGAATCGAAGTTCGATTCAGAGGTCGAACTCCGCCGGTTCCTGAACGATGTCGTTCCGGAGTGGTTGGGCCAGATCGACAAGGCCATCGGCAACGGACGGTTCCACACGACGATTCTGTCGTCCAGCGGAGCGAATTGCCGATACTGTGACTACCGTCGGGCGTGCGATGTCCGCCATCACCGCAAGCGGGAGTTCGTCGACGAGGTTCACAAGGACGACGCAGCGTATGTTCCGCTCCGTGTTCGCGACGACGAGGACATCCAGACGGTGATGAGCGATGACTGA
- a CDS encoding SOS response-associated peptidase, producing the protein MCGRNSLFIDQADLEARFDAEVVADGGYTPRYNIAPGDDLHIITNEASDEIDAYHWGLIPFWADEPEEGIINARSETADEKRVFERAWESRPCLVPSSGFYEWQSPNGGSKQPYRIYREDDPAFAMAGLWDVWEGDDETISCVTILTTEPNNLMNSIHDRMPVVLPKDAESDWLAADADTRKELCQPYPKDDLDAYEISTRVNNPGNDDPQVIEPLDHEQSGLGEFSS; encoded by the coding sequence ATGTGTGGCCGAAACTCGCTCTTCATCGACCAAGCAGACCTCGAGGCTCGCTTCGATGCCGAGGTCGTCGCGGACGGCGGGTACACACCCCGATACAACATCGCGCCTGGCGACGACCTCCACATCATCACGAACGAGGCTTCCGACGAGATCGACGCCTACCACTGGGGGCTGATTCCGTTCTGGGCGGACGAACCCGAGGAGGGCATCATCAACGCTCGCTCCGAGACTGCCGACGAGAAACGCGTCTTCGAGCGGGCGTGGGAATCACGTCCTTGCCTCGTCCCCTCGTCTGGGTTCTACGAGTGGCAATCGCCGAACGGCGGGTCGAAGCAGCCCTACCGGATTTACCGGGAGGACGACCCCGCATTCGCGATGGCTGGGCTCTGGGACGTCTGGGAGGGCGACGACGAGACGATCTCGTGCGTCACGATTCTCACGACGGAGCCGAACAACCTGATGAACTCAATCCACGACCGGATGCCGGTCGTCCTCCCAAAGGACGCTGAGTCCGACTGGCTCGCCGCAGACGCGGACACCCGCAAGGAACTGTGCCAGCCGTACCCGAAAGACGATCTGGACGCCTACGAGATCTCGACGCGGGTCAACAACCCCGGCAACGACGATCCCCAGGTCATCGAGCCGCTGGACCACGAGCAATCGGGCCTCGGCGAGTTCAGTTCCTGA
- a CDS encoding TIR domain-containing protein — MSFNSRSSSNRRSEYRLFISHSWEYSDEYNRMVELLRDYPNFSFRNYSVPKVDEIDADTEKELEQALREDQIKPATVVIILGGMYVAHSKWIKKETILAKIESKPILGVTPRGNEQMPNFVEDHADQIVGWQGKSVVEGIRDLAD; from the coding sequence ATGAGCTTCAACAGCAGATCTTCAAGCAACCGTCGGAGCGAATACCGACTGTTCATCTCGCACTCTTGGGAGTACAGCGACGAGTACAATCGGATGGTAGAACTACTTCGCGACTACCCGAATTTCAGTTTCCGGAACTACTCAGTACCGAAGGTGGATGAGATCGATGCTGACACCGAAAAGGAGCTGGAACAGGCGCTCCGGGAAGACCAGATCAAGCCAGCTACGGTCGTAATAATACTCGGGGGAATGTACGTAGCACACAGCAAATGGATCAAGAAAGAAACTATTTTAGCTAAAATCGAGAGCAAGCCTATTCTGGGTGTTACACCGCGCGGAAACGAGCAGATGCCCAATTTCGTTGAAGACCACGCAGACCAGATCGTGGGTTGGCAAGGAAAGAGTGTGGTAGAGGGAATTCGAGACCTGGCTGATTGA
- a CDS encoding GNAT family N-acetyltransferase, which yields MSLNIPLPAGLGDYAWLETLAQREEINQTIPLYIEADDGIEVVAVSLLCEDDLRMIYRAPGGWQLLTEYELSEDPIIHVDDLLDAVVAFVGTDARVVQKLAQELGEKLEEHWKMGFVPYSQSGKGDKFEELRQDCNCSGIDDPSIERVPGMSEIEESAEFRCHNCMSLYGIEYQGRRIDLDEVFSAEWLFTNSTPDDIVEIGAEDSFLVYSNGRPIDKTERVIGAMTSYGGDTSSSFARYIPENHQGLLYIRDDDAAGYVTWEELDGIQVLRQLYVRDHYRRRGIAEELIQTWCQEYCKDDVYYIDEPNDKSRSLFSKLGHINGDGEYEAIELYPIRGVGNSLDGSQTLPQ from the coding sequence ATGAGTTTGAATATTCCACTTCCTGCGGGTCTCGGGGACTATGCTTGGCTCGAAACTCTTGCTCAACGTGAGGAGATTAATCAAACGATTCCTCTCTATATCGAAGCTGATGACGGGATTGAGGTCGTCGCTGTTTCCCTTCTCTGTGAAGATGATCTTCGGATGATCTACCGGGCACCCGGTGGTTGGCAATTGCTCACAGAATATGAGTTGTCCGAGGACCCGATTATTCACGTAGACGACCTCCTTGATGCTGTCGTTGCATTTGTGGGAACAGACGCGAGAGTCGTTCAAAAACTCGCTCAGGAACTCGGTGAGAAGTTAGAGGAGCATTGGAAGATGGGATTTGTTCCGTATAGTCAATCTGGGAAGGGGGACAAATTTGAGGAACTTAGACAGGACTGCAATTGCTCAGGGATTGACGACCCGTCAATTGAGCGTGTTCCGGGAATGTCCGAAATCGAGGAATCAGCAGAATTTCGCTGCCATAACTGTATGAGCCTATACGGTATCGAGTATCAGGGTCGTAGAATCGATCTTGATGAGGTGTTCAGTGCTGAGTGGCTCTTCACGAATTCGACTCCGGATGACATCGTGGAGATCGGTGCCGAAGATTCATTTCTCGTGTATTCTAATGGTCGACCAATAGACAAAACAGAACGAGTCATCGGCGCGATGACTAGCTATGGTGGTGACACGAGTTCTTCTTTTGCCCGATATATCCCTGAAAACCACCAGGGATTGCTCTATATTCGAGATGACGACGCGGCTGGATACGTCACTTGGGAAGAGCTGGATGGAATACAGGTTCTTCGACAGCTGTATGTCCGGGATCATTACCGGCGCCGGGGGATTGCTGAGGAGTTAATTCAGACTTGGTGCCAGGAGTACTGTAAGGATGATGTCTACTATATCGACGAACCAAATGATAAGAGCCGGTCTCTGTTTTCAAAACTGGGCCACATTAACGGAGACGGTGAGTACGAAGCGATCGAACTCTACCCGATTCGTGGAGTTGGAAACAGTCTCGACGGTAGCCAGACTCTCCCTCAATAG